The genomic segment CTCGACTCGCGGCTTCGCCGCTTCCGCCGAAGGCGGATCCGCCGATCTGTGTGGCGTACGCTCGAACAATAATATATGAGGAAAAAGATGATACGCGAAGCGATAGAGAAGGCAGCAAGGCGCATAGACCTGTCGGAAAAAGAGATGCGCGAGGCGTTCGATGAGATAATGTCCGGTAAGGCCGCGCCCTCCCAGATAGGCGCTTTTGTAACTGCTTTACGCATGAAAGGCGAGACGGTGATCGAGATAACCGCGGCAGCCAGGGTAATGCGGGAAAAGTCTCTGCATATACATGCCGGCAAGGAGACCATAATCGATACCTGCGGCACCGGCGGGGGTTCCACGAATACGTTCAACATATCCACCACGGTCGCGTTCGTTGTAGCCGGCTGCGGCGTCAAGGTAGCCAAACACGGTAACAGGGCAGCGTCGAGCCAATGCGGAAGCGCCGATGTCCTCGAAGCGCTTGGCGTAAAACTTGATATAAGCCCGGACATGGTCCAGAGGTGCATCCTTGAGATAGGCATAGGTTTCATGTACGCTCCGCTGTTCCATGGCGCAATGAAGTTTGCGGCCCCCGTGAGAAAAGAGATCGGCATCAGGACGATATTCAATATCCTCGGTCCGCTATCCAATCCGGCGGACGCCTCAAGCCAGGTTCTTGGGGTCTATGACGCGAAGCTTACAGAAACGATGGCGGGCGTGCTGAAGA from the Candidatus Omnitrophota bacterium genome contains:
- the trpD gene encoding anthranilate phosphoribosyltransferase — protein: MIREAIEKAARRIDLSEKEMREAFDEIMSGKAAPSQIGAFVTALRMKGETVIEITAAARVMREKSLHIHAGKETIIDTCGTGGGSTNTFNISTTVAFVVAGCGVKVAKHGNRAASSQCGSADVLEALGVKLDISPDMVQRCILEIGIGFMYAPLFHGAMKFAAPVRKEIGIRTIFNILGPLSNPADASSQVLGVYDAKLTETMAGVLKNLGLKRAFVVYGMDTLDELTITGRTRVTELNKGKIKTYYLTPEKFGLKRASLDDIAGGDAKENAGLILSVLKGERGPKRDVVLMNAATALVAAFKAKDLKAGVKLAAASLDSGSALKKLMKLIEITNS